The following is a genomic window from Caproiciproducens sp. CPB-2.
GTGGCGTATTTCCACACCGACCATTGCTTATTAAATGAAGAGGGGATCGCATAGTCTTAATCAGGATTAAGTAATATCCTTACCAGCTTTGAAGTCGGCAACGTTGTCTTTGGTAACCAGAGCTGCCGGAGTCTTGGTGTGCGATTCCAGCTTCTTACCGTCCAAGACATCCAGACAAGCTTGGATTGCGCCTTTCGCCTGCAGATTCGGATACTGCGCAACAGTGCCGGTCAGAGTACCAGCCTCAATTGCAGCAACGTCGTCTGGAGACGCATCAAAATCAAATACGGAAACTTTTCCCTTGAAGCCGCCCTGCTCGATTGCCTGCAGCGCACCCTGCCCCATCTCTGCATTGATCGCCCAGACAACGTTTACATCTGGATGAGCGGACAATATGTTCTGCATAACGTTAAATGCTTCGTTACGGTCGCACTTTGCTGTCTGGGACGCAATGACTTGGAATGCGCTACACTGACCCTTAAAACCATTGAGACGATCGGCATGTGCAGCTACGCCTGAAATGCCTTCCAGATACGCGATTTTACCATCTTTAATATGCTCTGCCGCGTATTTTCCTGCAAGAGATGCTGCTTCAGACTGGTCGATACCGACATAAGTTTCCACCTTGCCGCCAGCCTGCTCCAATGCATCGTTATCGATGGTGTCGTTTACCAGAATGACCGGAATATTGGCCTTGTTGGCCTGTACGATTGCCGGGATAAGAGCTTTGGAATCTGCTGCGGACAGGATAATTGCGTTATATCCCTTAACAACCGCATTCGATACCATGTTGACCTGTTGCTCCACATCGGTTTCTTTTGCCGGTGCCTGGAAATCCACTTCAATTCCTTTTTCCTTGGCGTAGTCATCCGAACCCTTTTCCATGTCGGTCCAAAATGCGTCAGTTTTCGCTTTTACAATGTAGGCAATTTTGATCTGCTTGTTGGGGGAAGAAGGGGCCTCAGAGGTCTCTTCACC
Proteins encoded in this region:
- a CDS encoding sugar ABC transporter substrate-binding protein; translated protein: MSIKKILAALLVGVMAIGLTACGPSSTMQASASPSGEETSEAPSSPNKQIKIAYIVKAKTDAFWTDMEKGSDDYAKEKGIEVDFQAPAKETDVEQQVNMVSNAVVKGYNAIILSAADSKALIPAIVQANKANIPVILVNDTIDNDALEQAGGKVETYVGIDQSEAASLAGKYAAEHIKDGKIAYLEGISGVAAHADRLNGFKGQCSAFQVIASQTAKCDRNEAFNVMQNILSAHPDVNVVWAINAEMGQGALQAIEQGGFKGKVSVFDFDASPDDVAAIEAGTLTGTVAQYPNLQAKGAIQACLDVLDGKKLESHTKTPAALVTKDNVADFKAGKDIT